GTCGTGCGTGAGGGCGGCGGCGCCGTCTTCTTCGCCGACATCGACAGCACCGGGAAGTTCGACGATGTGATCACGCGCGTGGAGACGCCGATCGCCCGCCGCGCGCAGCTCGTGGACGCGGCGGGCGCGCCGCTCAAGCGCCTCACGGTGCCGGGCACTACGGTCGTGCGCCTGGCACCCGGCGCCGAGCGCGTCCAGCTCTCCGAGCTCACGCGCGAGCTCAGGCCGGGCGAGGTCGTCATCGTCACGCTCTACTTCGAGAAGTCCGGCGCCATCGGCGTCGTCGCGCCGGTCGAATAGACACCTCTCCGCGCCTCTGTTACTCTTTCCCGCCTGGTGGGCAGGTAGCTCAGTTGGTAGAGCACAGGACTGAAAATCCTGGTGTCGGCGGTTCAATCCCGTCCCTGCCCACCAGTTTTTTCTAGGTCTTCACGCCCCACTGACGCGCGAGGAGTGACCCCGCCTGCTACACTGGCGGCCTGAAATGGCAGGGACCTGGGTCATGCGAGGGAAAGTCGTCGTCATGACCGGCGCGACCTCGGGGATCGGGCAAGTCGCGGCGGAGCGGCTGGGCGAAATGGGCGCGCGCGTGGTGCTGGTGGCGCGCGACAGGGAGCGGGGGGAGGCGGCGCTGGCGCGCCTGCGCGAGCACGCGCCCGGCATCGCGCACAGCATCCACTACGCCGACCTCGCCCGCCTCCCGGAGATGAAGCGGGTCGCGGCGGAGATCGCCGCGGCAGAATCGCGCATCGACGTCCTCATCAACAACGCCGGCGCCCTGTTCGGCTCACGACACGTCACCGAAGACGGCCTGGAGCTCACCTTCGCCACCAATCACATGGCCTATTTCGTGCTGACTGCGGGCCTTCACGAACGGCTCCGCGCCTCGGTGCCCGCACGGGTCATCAGCACCGCCTCGGACGCGCACCAGGGCACCAGGCTCGACTTCGACGACCTGCAGTCGGCCAACGGCTATCGCGGGTTCAAGGTCTACGGCCGTTCCAAGCTGTGCAACATCCTGTTCACGCGCGAGCTCGCGCGTCGCTGGGCCGACGCCGGGATCACCGCCAATTGCCTGCATCCCGGGTTCGTCGCGACCCGTTTCGGCGATCAGAGCGGCGGCCTGCTCTCGTTGGGCGTGCGTATCGCGAAAACTTTCGCCATCTCGCCGGCGCGAGGGGCAGAGACCATCGTCTACCTCGCCTCGTCGCCCGAAGTGGCCGATGTCAGCGGCGGCTACTTCTACAAATGCCGCCCCGCGACGCCCTCGCCGGAAGCCCAGGACGATGCCGCCGCGCGCCGGCTCTGGTCGGCGACCGCGAGACTGGCGGGGACGGGGAGTCTGGGATGACCAGGGCACTCGTCACTCACGCCGTGGACGGCCGCGTCGGCATCGTGTCGCTGAACCGGCCCGAGAAGCTGAACGCGATCAACGCCGAGCTCAAGTCGGCGCTCGTCGAGCGCCTCGGTGAGGCGGACCGCGACCCGGCCACGAGCGTGGTCGTGCTCCGCGCCGAGGGCCGGAGCTTCTGCGCCGGGTACGACATCGGCCCCAATCCGGCGCGCGCCGCGCGGCGCGGGAACGCGCTCGCGTGGCACGCCTCGCTCAGCGACGACGTCGCGCTCGAGCTGACGCCCTGGGACATGAAGAAGCCGGTGATCGCCTCCGTCCAGGGCCACTGCCTCGGCGGCGGCTGCGAGCTCGCGATGATGTGCGACCTGACGATCGCGGCCGCCGACGCCGTCTTCGGCGAACCGGAGATCCGCTTCTCCAACGTGGGGCCCGCCCTGATCATGCCGTTCGTGATCGGGCTCAAGCGCGCGCGCGAGCTGCTCTACCTCGGCGACCCGATCGACGCCGAGACGGCCCTCCGCTACGGCATAGTCAACCGCGTCGTGCCCCGCGCCGAGCTCGACGCGGCGACGCTCAAGCTCGCGCGACGGCTCGCCCTCATCTCGCCCGAGGCGCTCGCGGCCACCAAGCTCGCGATCAACCGCGGCGCCGACGCGGCGGGCTTTCGGAACGCGATCCGCGCAGGCCTCGACGTGCTGGCGCCGCTCTACGCGGCGCGGACCGAGGTCGGAACGAAGTTCGACGAGATCCGGGAGAAGGAGGGCCTCGGCGCCGCCCTGCGTTGGCGGGCGGCGCAGTTCGGGGAGCCGGACGGCCGCTGAAGGC
This genomic interval from Candidatus Methylomirabilota bacterium contains the following:
- a CDS encoding copper chaperone PCu(A)C, with amino-acid sequence MTRARRALGPVLALVLLAGCVNYPMVSEVGGVRIQPVHGRVVREGGGAVFFADIDSTGKFDDVITRVETPIARRAQLVDAAGAPLKRLTVPGTTVVRLAPGAERVQLSELTRELRPGEVVIVTLYFEKSGAIGVVAPVE
- a CDS encoding SDR family oxidoreductase translates to MRGKVVVMTGATSGIGQVAAERLGEMGARVVLVARDRERGEAALARLREHAPGIAHSIHYADLARLPEMKRVAAEIAAAESRIDVLINNAGALFGSRHVTEDGLELTFATNHMAYFVLTAGLHERLRASVPARVISTASDAHQGTRLDFDDLQSANGYRGFKVYGRSKLCNILFTRELARRWADAGITANCLHPGFVATRFGDQSGGLLSLGVRIAKTFAISPARGAETIVYLASSPEVADVSGGYFYKCRPATPSPEAQDDAAARRLWSATARLAGTGSLG
- a CDS encoding enoyl-CoA hydratase-related protein translates to MTRALVTHAVDGRVGIVSLNRPEKLNAINAELKSALVERLGEADRDPATSVVVLRAEGRSFCAGYDIGPNPARAARRGNALAWHASLSDDVALELTPWDMKKPVIASVQGHCLGGGCELAMMCDLTIAAADAVFGEPEIRFSNVGPALIMPFVIGLKRARELLYLGDPIDAETALRYGIVNRVVPRAELDAATLKLARRLALISPEALAATKLAINRGADAAGFRNAIRAGLDVLAPLYAARTEVGTKFDEIREKEGLGAALRWRAAQFGEPDGR